One genomic window of Staphylococcus hsinchuensis includes the following:
- a CDS encoding helix-turn-helix transcriptional regulator, translated as MKKVERINTMMRYISNRSFFTISEIMHEFEISRSTAIRDINEIESMGMPLEAEVGRDGGYTVMNNSVLPSIHFTDNEVKALFIAFMASRNQQLPYLESRQSIAEKLLGLIPQNQQDNLVLLNQILLFESTHPNNPNILDLSDLPNPILEKLIGLFLEHRYISITIEGQDQHVGVPIYLLHLYREKHLWLMEGFDLNDEIKKTFHIDRLIDVEVYKPHKKWSKRKIKHKLAHQELDPNLMIELGPQAIAQYHKYHPFKFTLSFMDPFQTQAILKEWVDMSDKQVIADITNWILFLGEDIKLKLVPNVILDNLKQRSQTYQ; from the coding sequence ATGAAAAAAGTTGAAAGAATTAATACAATGATGCGCTATATAAGTAACCGTTCTTTTTTTACGATTAGTGAAATTATGCATGAGTTCGAAATTTCTAGATCTACAGCTATTAGAGATATCAATGAAATTGAAAGTATGGGGATGCCTTTAGAAGCGGAAGTCGGTAGAGATGGGGGATATACAGTTATGAATAATTCTGTACTGCCTTCCATTCATTTTACAGATAATGAAGTGAAAGCATTGTTTATTGCATTTATGGCGTCTCGAAATCAGCAGTTACCTTATTTAGAAAGTCGACAATCGATTGCTGAAAAGTTATTAGGCCTCATCCCTCAAAATCAGCAAGATAATCTTGTTTTATTAAATCAAATACTATTATTTGAAAGTACACATCCAAATAACCCGAATATTTTAGATCTCTCTGATTTACCGAACCCGATTTTAGAAAAACTGATAGGACTATTTTTAGAGCACAGATATATTTCTATCACAATAGAGGGACAGGATCAGCATGTCGGTGTTCCTATTTATCTTCTACATCTTTATCGTGAAAAACATTTGTGGTTGATGGAAGGCTTTGATTTGAATGATGAAATTAAAAAGACATTTCATATTGATCGGTTAATAGATGTGGAAGTTTATAAACCTCATAAGAAATGGAGTAAGCGTAAAATCAAACATAAATTAGCTCATCAAGAACTCGACCCCAATTTAATGATTGAATTAGGCCCTCAAGCAATAGCTCAATATCATAAATATCACCCATTTAAGTTTACATTATCATTTATGGATCCATTTCAGACACAAGCTATTTTAAAGGAATGGGTCGACATGAGTGACAAACAGGTAATAGCAGATATTACAAACTGGATTTTATTTTTAGGAGAAGATATAAAATTGAAGTTAGTACCTAATGTTATTTTAGATAATTTAAAGCAGAGGTCACAAACATATCAATGA
- a CDS encoding GyrI-like domain-containing protein, whose product MTQYSVEQKDSFTVLGIGTELKSDYTDYEGISKEKSEFWDNVHENGDIEKLKSVATNDYLFIANEAVNNKMMHYAGVMTEESLPEATRAIEFPESDYLVVKGEAETEKALSELLTGSAFGEVLPQLNDVAYQGGPNAAVIMGKQEDNYYGEMWIPVVKQS is encoded by the coding sequence ATGACACAATATTCAGTAGAGCAAAAAGACAGTTTTACAGTATTAGGTATTGGCACAGAACTTAAAAGCGATTATACAGATTACGAGGGCATTAGTAAGGAAAAATCAGAATTCTGGGACAACGTACACGAAAATGGCGACATTGAAAAATTAAAGTCAGTAGCCACAAATGATTATTTATTCATCGCAAATGAAGCAGTAAATAATAAAATGATGCATTATGCAGGTGTTATGACTGAAGAGAGCTTACCTGAAGCAACAAGAGCTATAGAATTCCCTGAAAGCGATTATCTTGTCGTTAAAGGCGAGGCAGAAACTGAAAAAGCATTAAGCGAATTATTAACAGGTTCAGCATTTGGTGAAGTGCTACCTCAATTAAACGATGTAGCTTATCAAGGCGGACCTAACGCAGCTGTAATAATGGGTAAACAAGAAGATAATTATTACGGTGAAATGTGGATACCAGTTGTAAAACAAAGCTAA
- a CDS encoding ArgE/DapE family deacylase, translating into MSTFSTEDKIQILSDIVGINTVNDNELEVCEYFQKLFAQHGIDSTIDKVDERRANLIAEIGEGSPVIGISGHMDVVSEGDRDQWSYDPFKLTEKDGFLYGRGAADMKSGLAALAISLIEIKNANALKQGRIRFLATTGEEVEQKGSAQLHEKGYMDDVDALVIAEPSQDFLVYAHKGSMDYRINSTGKSAHSSMPVVGENAITPLLSFIRDIDESYAQITEDVKGKTLDFTNIKEKFKESLSSDISDSELENVLNGLVISNTIINGGNQVNSVPEAASAEFNIRTIPEYNNEKVKSLFDNTLERHNAKGAQLESDLYLDLEHVSTSGQNKLVDTAKSIGERMFDKELKSSAFGGVTDASNLLRSKDESFPFVVFGPGSGAHQVDEAVEKDMYLKFIDFYIELLTTYSTK; encoded by the coding sequence ATGAGCACATTTTCAACAGAAGACAAAATTCAAATATTATCAGATATTGTTGGAATTAATACTGTAAATGACAACGAACTTGAGGTTTGTGAATACTTCCAAAAGTTATTTGCACAACATGGCATTGATTCAACGATTGATAAAGTTGATGAACGTCGTGCAAATTTAATTGCTGAAATTGGAGAAGGATCTCCAGTTATCGGTATTTCTGGCCATATGGATGTCGTTTCAGAAGGTGACCGTGACCAATGGAGTTATGATCCATTCAAACTAACAGAAAAAGATGGATTTTTATATGGTCGTGGTGCAGCAGATATGAAATCAGGCTTAGCAGCATTAGCAATTTCTCTTATTGAGATTAAAAATGCAAATGCACTTAAACAAGGTCGAATTAGATTTTTAGCCACAACAGGAGAAGAAGTGGAACAAAAAGGTTCTGCTCAATTACATGAAAAAGGCTATATGGACGATGTAGATGCTTTAGTTATTGCTGAACCATCCCAAGACTTCCTTGTTTATGCTCATAAAGGTTCTATGGATTATCGCATCAATTCTACAGGTAAATCTGCACATAGTTCTATGCCAGTTGTAGGTGAAAATGCAATTACTCCGTTACTTTCATTTATTCGAGATATAGATGAATCTTACGCTCAAATCACAGAAGATGTTAAAGGTAAAACTTTAGATTTCACAAATATCAAAGAGAAATTTAAAGAGTCACTTTCATCAGATATTTCTGACAGTGAATTAGAAAATGTATTAAACGGACTTGTGATTAGCAACACAATTATCAATGGTGGTAACCAAGTTAATTCTGTACCAGAAGCTGCATCAGCTGAATTTAATATACGTACGATTCCTGAATATAATAACGAAAAGGTTAAATCACTATTCGACAACACACTAGAACGACATAACGCAAAGGGTGCACAATTAGAAAGTGATTTATATCTTGATTTAGAACACGTAAGTACATCTGGCCAAAACAAACTCGTCGACACTGCTAAATCGATTGGTGAGCGCATGTTTGATAAAGAACTTAAATCTTCAGCATTCGGCGGCGTAACAGATGCATCAAACTTATTACGTAGTAAAGATGAATCATTCCCATTTGTCGTATTTGGACCTGGTAGTGGCGCCCATCAAGTTGATGAAGCTGTTGAAAAAGATATGTACTTAAAATTCATCGATTTTTATATCGAGCTTTTAACAACGTACAGTACAAAATAA
- a CDS encoding APC family permease, with product MENQQKNKKINLAQLVLLGLGSLIGSGWLFGAWEASSIAGPAAIISWIIGFIVIGSIAYNYIEIGTMFPQSGGMSNYAQYTHGSLLGFIAAWANWVSLVTIIPIEAVSAVQYMSTWPWDWAKFMGGLMKNGSISNVGLMAVFVIIIIFSLLNYWSVKLLTSFTSLISVFKLGIPLLTIIMLMISGFDAGNYGHSASTFMPYGSAPIFAATTASGIIFSFNAFQTIINMGSEIEKPEKNIARGIAISLTLSAVLYIVLQSTFITSMPSDMIHSKGWSGINFNSPFADMAILLGVNWLAILLYIEAVVSPFGTGVSFVAVTGRVLRAMEENGHIPKFLGKINDKYKIPRVAIIFNAIVSMIMVSLFRDWATLASVISTATLVAYLTGPTTVISLRKMAPKMMRPFRANMLKFMAPFSFVLASLAIYWAKWPTTAEVIFIIILGLPIYFYYEYKMNWKHTKQQVGGSLWIILYLVVLSIMSFIGSKEFNGMNWIHYPYDFIVIVIVAIIFYILGTTSHFESKYFRRAKKINKDMRTNLREERKAERLSEQENA from the coding sequence ATGGAAAATCAACAGAAAAATAAAAAAATTAATTTGGCGCAGCTTGTACTTTTAGGATTAGGGTCATTAATTGGTTCTGGGTGGCTATTTGGTGCCTGGGAAGCCTCATCAATAGCAGGACCCGCTGCTATCATTTCTTGGATTATTGGATTTATCGTTATTGGTTCTATTGCATATAACTATATTGAAATAGGAACAATGTTTCCCCAATCAGGTGGTATGAGTAACTATGCGCAATATACTCATGGTTCTTTACTTGGATTTATAGCTGCATGGGCGAATTGGGTTTCACTTGTAACAATTATTCCAATTGAAGCCGTATCAGCCGTACAGTATATGAGTACTTGGCCGTGGGACTGGGCCAAATTCATGGGCGGTTTAATGAAAAATGGTTCAATTAGTAATGTTGGTTTAATGGCTGTATTCGTAATAATCATTATCTTTTCATTATTAAATTATTGGTCAGTTAAACTCTTAACTTCATTTACAAGTTTAATTTCTGTATTCAAGTTAGGTATTCCATTATTAACAATTATTATGTTAATGATATCAGGATTTGACGCAGGAAATTATGGACATTCAGCAAGTACGTTTATGCCTTATGGTTCTGCACCTATTTTTGCTGCTACAACAGCATCAGGTATTATTTTCTCATTTAATGCATTCCAAACAATTATTAATATGGGATCAGAAATTGAGAAACCGGAAAAAAATATTGCACGTGGTATCGCGATTTCACTTACATTAAGTGCAGTGTTGTACATTGTTTTACAAAGTACATTTATTACATCAATGCCAAGTGATATGATTCATAGTAAAGGTTGGAGTGGTATTAACTTTAACTCTCCATTCGCAGATATGGCGATACTATTAGGTGTAAATTGGCTAGCGATTTTACTTTATATTGAAGCAGTTGTATCACCATTCGGTACAGGTGTTTCATTCGTTGCAGTAACAGGTCGTGTTTTACGTGCGATGGAAGAAAACGGACATATTCCAAAGTTCCTAGGTAAAATTAACGACAAATACAAAATTCCACGTGTTGCGATTATCTTTAATGCAATCGTCAGTATGATCATGGTTTCACTATTTAGAGATTGGGCCACTTTAGCAAGTGTTATTTCGACAGCAACGCTAGTAGCATACTTAACTGGTCCTACTACAGTCATTTCACTTAGAAAAATGGCTCCTAAAATGATGCGACCATTCCGTGCGAACATGTTGAAATTCATGGCACCATTCTCATTCGTTCTAGCATCATTAGCGATTTATTGGGCAAAATGGCCTACAACAGCTGAAGTTATCTTTATTATCATTCTAGGTTTACCGATTTATTTCTACTATGAATATAAAATGAATTGGAAACATACAAAACAACAAGTGGGTGGAAGTTTATGGATTATATTATATTTAGTCGTCCTTTCCATCATGTCATTTATTGGTAGTAAAGAATTTAACGGTATGAACTGGATTCATTACCCATATGACTTTATTGTGATTGTTATCGTAGCGATTATATTCTATATTCTAGGTACGACAAGTCACTTTGAAAGTAAATACTTCAGACGCGCTAAGAAGATCAACAAAGATATGCGCACGAACTTAAGAGAAGAACGTAAAGCAGAAAGATTAAGCGAACAAGAAAATGCATAA
- a CDS encoding MFS transporter: MKFNKNKVHHVDPNQTKKSVIATGIGNAIEWFDFGLYAQLAVILSANFFGDLPEEMQIISTFAVFAFAFIVRPIGGIFFSHLGDKLGRKVVLSTTITLMALSTLVLGLLPTQHQIGIWAPILLLLVRMIQSFSTGGEYAGAMTYIAETAPDKTRGKLGSGLEIGTLIGNIMAAILAGLMYSILSDHQMEQWGWRIPFILAAPLGIVGVLLRSRLDESPAYESTLEEKEELEYSYIDIAKYYWKDIIVCFTGVAFLNVANYMVLSYMPSFLNKTINLGGTVGSILSTVVMGAMIPAVFFFGWYSDKVGNKRTIIFGLAGYSLFSVLAFWLMSIPVLPIVIVGLIIIALFMSTFEGVMPSLLPSMFHTKVRLRTLSLVYNIGAAIFGGLTPFILSTLVQTTGQQIAPSYYLMLINVIGLIIFLTMFKSTSNKSLRGSYPNVESEEEYKEVIQNPKDALWWDDESK, translated from the coding sequence GTGAAATTTAATAAGAATAAAGTGCATCACGTCGATCCGAATCAGACTAAAAAAAGTGTGATTGCTACTGGGATAGGCAATGCGATTGAGTGGTTTGATTTTGGGCTCTATGCACAACTTGCAGTGATACTCAGTGCGAACTTTTTTGGGGATTTACCTGAGGAAATGCAAATCATTTCGACGTTTGCTGTCTTTGCATTTGCTTTTATTGTTCGACCTATTGGGGGTATTTTCTTTAGCCATTTAGGTGATAAATTGGGAAGAAAGGTAGTATTATCTACCACAATCACTTTAATGGCACTATCTACGTTAGTTTTAGGTTTACTACCTACCCAACACCAAATAGGCATTTGGGCGCCCATTTTATTACTATTAGTTAGAATGATTCAATCATTTTCAACTGGCGGAGAATACGCAGGTGCAATGACTTATATAGCGGAAACTGCTCCGGATAAAACGAGAGGAAAATTAGGTAGCGGTTTAGAAATAGGAACATTAATCGGAAATATCATGGCCGCTATTTTAGCAGGTTTGATGTACAGCATATTGAGTGATCATCAAATGGAACAATGGGGATGGAGAATTCCATTTATCTTAGCTGCACCATTAGGTATTGTTGGTGTGCTTCTAAGATCTAGATTAGATGAAAGTCCCGCCTATGAATCCACGTTAGAAGAAAAGGAAGAATTAGAATACTCCTATATTGATATTGCTAAATACTACTGGAAAGATATTATTGTTTGCTTTACAGGTGTTGCATTCTTAAACGTGGCAAATTATATGGTGTTATCGTATATGCCATCATTTTTAAACAAAACAATAAATTTAGGTGGTACGGTAGGCTCCATTTTAAGTACAGTAGTCATGGGGGCGATGATACCAGCAGTATTTTTCTTTGGTTGGTATAGCGACAAGGTAGGGAACAAACGTACAATCATCTTCGGCCTGGCAGGATATAGTTTATTCTCTGTACTTGCGTTCTGGCTTATGTCTATACCAGTGTTACCTATTGTGATTGTAGGCTTAATCATTATTGCTTTATTTATGTCTACATTTGAAGGTGTTATGCCATCCTTACTGCCAAGCATGTTCCATACGAAAGTACGCTTACGAACTTTATCGCTCGTATATAATATTGGCGCAGCGATATTTGGAGGTCTAACGCCGTTTATATTATCAACATTGGTTCAAACAACGGGGCAACAAATTGCACCATCTTATTATTTAATGTTGATTAACGTAATTGGACTCATTATATTTTTAACTATGTTTAAGTCAACTTCTAATAAATCATTAAGAGGTTCCTATCCAAACGTAGAAAGTGAAGAAGAATATAAAGAAGTGATTCAAAATCCTAAAGATGCTTTATGGTGGGATGATGAATCAAAATAA
- a CDS encoding nucleoside hydrolase → MKQVYFNHDGGVDDLISLFLLSQMDDVDLLGVSVIGADCYVEPAVSASQKIINRFSHKPLQVTASKERGKNPFPKEWRMHAFYMDALPILNEQPLQNAQPTKREAYEDIIEQLQLSTEPVTLLFTGPLTDLAKALHMRPEITKSIERLVWMGGTFLERGNVEEPEHDGTAEWNAFWDPEAVKCVFDSDITIDMVALESTNQVPLTWDIRQMWARQRQFEGVDFLGISYALVPPLTHFQTNETYFLWDVLTTAYVGQPQLVDKTQCYTTVIAEGPSQGRTMIDNDSGREISLIHNVRHDAFFEYITNLAKKVK, encoded by the coding sequence ATGAAACAAGTATATTTTAATCACGATGGTGGTGTAGACGATTTAATTTCTTTATTTCTTCTTTCACAAATGGATGATGTAGACTTACTAGGTGTAAGTGTGATTGGTGCAGATTGTTATGTAGAGCCAGCCGTAAGCGCATCTCAAAAAATCATCAACCGTTTTAGTCACAAACCGTTACAAGTGACCGCTTCAAAAGAACGTGGTAAGAATCCCTTCCCTAAAGAATGGCGTATGCATGCGTTCTACATGGACGCATTACCTATATTAAATGAACAACCATTACAAAACGCCCAACCCACAAAGCGAGAAGCATATGAAGATATCATCGAACAATTACAGTTGAGTACTGAACCAGTTACTTTATTATTTACAGGTCCGCTTACAGATTTAGCTAAAGCACTACACATGCGTCCCGAAATCACTAAATCTATAGAGCGTTTAGTATGGATGGGCGGCACTTTTCTTGAACGAGGTAATGTTGAAGAGCCAGAGCACGATGGTACAGCTGAATGGAATGCCTTTTGGGATCCAGAAGCAGTAAAGTGCGTATTTGATTCAGATATTACAATAGATATGGTAGCTTTAGAAAGCACAAACCAAGTCCCTCTTACATGGGACATTAGACAAATGTGGGCACGCCAACGACAATTTGAAGGCGTAGACTTTTTAGGCATCAGTTACGCACTTGTTCCACCGTTAACACATTTCCAAACAAACGAGACATATTTCTTATGGGATGTATTGACTACGGCATACGTGGGCCAACCACAACTCGTCGACAAAACGCAATGTTATACTACCGTTATTGCAGAAGGGCCTAGCCAGGGTCGTACGATGATAGACAATGACTCAGGACGTGAGATTTCGTTGATACACAATGTCCGACATGATGCTTTCTTTGAATACATTACAAATCTAGCCAAAAAGGTGAAATAA
- a CDS encoding nitroreductase family protein — translation MINNNFEDILMNRKSVKVFDEQVKIPEEEMQEMIQKATKAPSSVNMQPWRFLVVQSEEGKDKLRPLIRFNTRQNDTSAAMVVVFGDMHNYEFGEEIYNNAVAHGMMPEDVKEEMLAKVIPYYKSLSKAEMNDIVKIDSSLAAMQFMLVARAYGYDTNPIGGFERDQIAQAFDLDEERYEPVMIIAIGKEKNPGHDSYRLSTDQVTRFV, via the coding sequence ATGATTAACAATAATTTTGAAGATATTTTAATGAATCGTAAATCAGTAAAAGTGTTTGATGAACAAGTCAAAATCCCTGAAGAAGAAATGCAAGAAATGATACAAAAGGCAACTAAAGCGCCATCCTCAGTTAATATGCAACCTTGGCGTTTCTTAGTTGTACAGAGTGAAGAAGGTAAAGACAAATTACGCCCCCTAATTAGATTTAATACACGTCAGAATGATACATCAGCAGCCATGGTTGTTGTATTTGGAGACATGCACAATTATGAGTTTGGTGAAGAGATTTATAATAACGCGGTCGCACACGGAATGATGCCAGAAGATGTTAAAGAAGAAATGTTAGCTAAAGTGATCCCATATTATAAAAGTTTATCTAAAGCAGAGATGAATGATATCGTAAAAATTGATAGTAGTTTAGCTGCAATGCAATTTATGCTTGTAGCAAGAGCTTATGGATATGATACAAATCCAATCGGCGGATTTGAACGCGATCAAATTGCGCAAGCCTTTGATTTAGATGAAGAACGTTACGAACCTGTAATGATTATAGCGATAGGTAAAGAGAAAAACCCAGGACATGATTCATATAGACTATCTACTGATCAAGTTACGCGTTTCGTATAA
- a CDS encoding bifunctional glycosyltransferase/CDP-glycerol:glycerophosphate glycerophosphotransferase, with protein sequence MNSISVIVTYYNSEDYIERCINSLKQQRYQDFELILVNDGSTDQSKTIATEQLKGWDINVKEVDLLQNMGHAHARNVAMEQVTSPYFIFVDSDDYLASYALNYYMKKLNQMDALIAPIHSFTLDVPQYIDQDLVKADYLYTKTKSNQFLRKHSASNIIFKTAIVRGHQIEFNEDLSVFIDWSFVLEYIKYAETFVRVSRFPFYIRGEVYDPFLNPALSQQDFNIIFDDYVHSFFDSIQRAPSENQTFIKKKMATMFKQSFEPSARKTATRYQTHSDILPNMAREIAPIVFKNEKPLFIFETLMLMLNKKEQAAKVNRFRKTARLVKSIVLGSKNKNRARYQLTDNKDKVQSNTIVFESFGGKNYSDSPKYIYEYMMKYHSNFEFIWVFKNPSKVHLPGPGKKVKKGSAAYYDAYAKAKYWVSNARLPLYLNKKENQVYIQTWHGTPLKRLANDMKVIRMPGTTTENYKRNFREETSRWDYLVSPNAYSSKIFETAFWMPPEQILEIGYPRNDVLVNHANDEDYIAQIKENLNLPADKKVIMYAPTWRDDEFVKKGKYLFDLKIDLDNLQQQLGDDYVVLLRMHYLISNALDLRGYEDFAIDVSNYNDISELYLVTDCLITDYSSVMFDYGVLKRPQIFFAYDLDKYGKDLRGFYLDYHKDLPGPIYQDAYQLAEDLKHIDKIATDYKSNIKQFYEDFCSVEQGKSSKEIAQLIVEDSQQ encoded by the coding sequence ATGAATTCTATTTCAGTAATCGTTACTTATTATAATTCAGAAGATTATATAGAAAGATGCATTAATAGCTTAAAGCAACAAAGATATCAAGATTTTGAGCTCATCTTAGTTAATGATGGCTCGACAGACCAATCGAAAACTATCGCAACCGAACAATTAAAAGGTTGGGACATCAATGTTAAAGAAGTCGACCTACTACAAAATATGGGTCATGCCCATGCGAGAAATGTCGCTATGGAGCAAGTGACTTCACCATACTTTATTTTTGTTGATTCGGATGATTATTTAGCTTCATATGCTTTAAATTATTATATGAAGAAATTAAATCAAATGGATGCATTGATTGCACCTATCCATTCATTTACGTTAGATGTACCACAATACATTGACCAAGATTTAGTAAAGGCAGATTATTTATATACTAAGACGAAATCAAATCAATTTTTACGTAAACATTCTGCGAGTAATATTATTTTCAAAACTGCGATTGTCCGTGGTCATCAAATTGAATTTAATGAAGATTTATCAGTATTTATCGACTGGTCGTTCGTTTTAGAATATATTAAATACGCAGAAACATTCGTACGTGTTAGCCGTTTCCCATTCTATATTCGAGGAGAGGTTTATGATCCTTTCTTAAATCCAGCATTATCACAACAAGACTTTAACATTATATTCGATGACTACGTACACAGTTTCTTTGATTCAATCCAACGTGCCCCATCTGAAAACCAAACTTTTATTAAGAAAAAAATGGCAACGATGTTCAAACAATCATTTGAGCCTTCAGCAAGAAAGACAGCTACACGTTATCAAACACATTCTGATATATTACCAAATATGGCACGCGAGATTGCGCCAATTGTATTTAAAAATGAAAAGCCATTATTTATCTTTGAAACGCTTATGTTGATGCTTAATAAGAAAGAACAAGCAGCTAAAGTGAACCGTTTCCGCAAAACTGCACGTCTTGTTAAGAGCATCGTCTTAGGTAGTAAAAATAAAAACCGAGCACGCTATCAACTAACTGATAACAAAGACAAAGTTCAATCAAATACGATTGTATTTGAATCATTTGGTGGTAAAAACTATAGCGACAGTCCAAAGTATATTTATGAATATATGATGAAATACCATTCAAATTTCGAATTTATTTGGGTCTTTAAAAACCCAAGTAAAGTTCATTTACCTGGTCCAGGTAAAAAGGTGAAAAAAGGTTCTGCAGCATATTATGATGCTTATGCTAAAGCAAAATATTGGGTCTCAAATGCGAGATTACCACTTTATTTAAATAAAAAAGAGAACCAAGTTTACATTCAAACTTGGCACGGTACACCACTCAAACGTCTAGCTAACGATATGAAAGTCATTCGTATGCCAGGGACGACAACTGAAAATTACAAACGTAATTTCAGAGAAGAAACAAGTCGTTGGGATTACTTAGTTTCTCCAAACGCATATTCTTCAAAAATCTTTGAAACAGCATTCTGGATGCCACCTGAACAAATTTTAGAAATTGGCTATCCGCGTAATGATGTATTAGTTAACCATGCAAATGATGAAGACTACATTGCACAAATCAAAGAAAACTTAAATCTTCCAGCCGACAAAAAAGTAATCATGTATGCACCAACATGGCGTGATGATGAATTTGTTAAAAAAGGTAAGTATTTATTTGATTTAAAAATCGATTTGGATAATTTACAACAACAATTAGGAGACGACTATGTAGTCCTATTAAGAATGCATTACCTCATTTCAAACGCGTTAGATTTACGTGGTTATGAAGATTTTGCAATCGATGTCTCAAATTATAATGATATTTCAGAACTATATTTAGTTACAGATTGTTTAATCACTGATTACTCATCTGTAATGTTCGATTACGGTGTATTAAAACGCCCACAAATCTTCTTTGCGTACGACTTAGACAAATATGGTAAAGATTTAAGAGGTTTCTACCTGGACTATCATAAAGATCTACCAGGTCCTATTTATCAAGACGCTTATCAACTAGCTGAAGACTTGAAACATATAGACAAAATTGCAACAGATTATAAATCTAACATTAAGCAATTTTATGAAGATTTCTGCTCAGTAGAACAAGGCAAATCATCGAAAGAGATTGCCCAACTTATCGTAGAAGATTCACAACAATAA